A stretch of Cupriavidus necator DNA encodes these proteins:
- the lptA gene encoding lipopolysaccharide transport periplasmic protein LptA: MTASLTTSSRRRTAPALLALAMAFGLLAQPALAERADRDKPMVLEADNASYDDVKQIYTLTGNVVLTKGTMILKSDAAELRTDPEGYQFAVATAKPGKQAYIRQKREGVDEYIDGWGDRIEYDGKQEYSKLIGNARMARLQGAKQVDEIRGAVLTYDSRKEFYTAAGGGSGDAAAANPSGRVRAVLSPRQDQKAGATGSGGSPLDLKPAPAPANKP; encoded by the coding sequence ATGACTGCTTCCCTGACGACATCGTCCCGTCGACGCACCGCCCCGGCCCTGCTCGCCCTGGCCATGGCCTTCGGCCTGCTGGCCCAGCCCGCCCTGGCCGAGCGCGCGGACCGCGACAAGCCGATGGTGCTGGAGGCGGACAACGCCAGCTATGACGACGTCAAGCAGATCTATACGCTGACCGGCAATGTGGTGCTGACCAAGGGCACCATGATCCTGAAGTCCGACGCCGCCGAACTGCGCACCGATCCCGAGGGCTACCAGTTCGCGGTGGCCACCGCCAAGCCGGGCAAGCAGGCCTACATCCGGCAGAAGCGCGAAGGCGTCGACGAATACATCGACGGCTGGGGCGACCGCATCGAGTACGACGGCAAGCAGGAGTACTCCAAGCTGATCGGCAATGCCCGCATGGCGCGCCTGCAGGGCGCCAAGCAGGTCGACGAGATCCGCGGCGCGGTGCTGACCTACGACAGCCGCAAGGAGTTCTACACGGCTGCCGGCGGCGGTAGCGGCGATGCCGCGGCCGCCAATCCGTCCGGCCGCGTGCGCGCGGTGCTGTCGCCGCGCCAGGACCAGAAGGCCGGCGCCACGGGCAGCGGCGGCTCGCCGCTGGACCTGAAGCCGGCGCCCGCGCCTGCCAACAAACCCTGA
- a CDS encoding KpsF/GutQ family sugar-phosphate isomerase has translation MIANFDADRALRLARDTLQTEADAVSALSGRLNGDFARAVLLILQCTGRVVVSGIGKSGHIGRKVAATLASTGTPAFFVHPAEASHGDLGMVTRDDVLIAFSNSGETGELLSIIPIVKRIGARLISVTGNPDSNLAKLADVHLDAAVEKEACPLNLAPTASTTAALALGDALAVAVLDARGFGEEDFARSHPGGALGRKLLTHVRDVMRTGNAVPEVRENTPLAQALMEITRKGMAMTAVVDPDGHAIGVFTDGDLRRLLETPRDWKTVPIGDVMHRNPHVVNENQLAVEAVQVMEANRINQLLVVDDDGRLTGALHIHDLTRAKVI, from the coding sequence ATGATAGCCAATTTCGATGCGGATCGAGCACTCAGGCTCGCCCGCGACACTCTCCAGACCGAAGCCGATGCGGTTTCCGCACTTTCCGGACGCCTGAACGGCGACTTTGCCCGTGCCGTGCTGCTGATCCTGCAATGCACCGGGCGCGTGGTCGTCTCGGGCATCGGCAAGTCCGGCCATATCGGGCGCAAGGTCGCGGCCACGCTGGCCTCTACCGGCACGCCGGCGTTCTTCGTGCACCCGGCCGAAGCCAGCCACGGCGACCTGGGCATGGTCACGCGCGACGACGTGCTGATCGCCTTCTCCAATTCGGGCGAGACCGGCGAGCTGCTGTCGATCATCCCGATCGTCAAGCGCATCGGTGCGCGGCTGATCTCGGTCACCGGCAACCCCGACTCCAACCTGGCCAAGCTGGCCGACGTCCACCTGGACGCGGCGGTCGAGAAAGAAGCCTGCCCGCTGAACCTGGCGCCGACGGCCAGCACCACCGCGGCGCTGGCGCTGGGCGATGCGCTGGCAGTGGCGGTTCTCGATGCGCGCGGCTTTGGCGAGGAAGACTTCGCGCGCTCGCACCCCGGCGGCGCGCTCGGGCGCAAGCTGCTGACCCATGTGCGCGACGTGATGCGCACCGGCAACGCCGTGCCCGAGGTGCGTGAAAACACCCCGCTGGCCCAGGCGCTGATGGAAATCACCCGCAAGGGCATGGCCATGACCGCCGTGGTGGACCCGGACGGACACGCCATCGGCGTCTTCACCGACGGCGACCTGCGCCGCCTTCTGGAAACCCCGCGCGACTGGAAGACCGTTCCCATCGGCGACGTCATGCACCGCAACCCGCACGTGGTCAACGAGAACCAGCTCGCCGTCGAAGCGGTGCAGGTGATGGAGGCCAACCGCATCAACCAGCTGCTGGTGGTGGATGACGACGGCCGCCTGACCGGCGCGCTGCATATCCACGACCTGACCCGCGCCAAGGTCATCTGA
- the lptC gene encoding LPS export ABC transporter periplasmic protein LptC: protein MQALLASLSGIVMRLLPLLLMAFVAGSTFWLVQINSPKEDPAAQSAKKHEPDYFMDRFSATELAPDGSTKIRFTGERMVHFEDDQTYEVTRPAMRAYEPDRPPVTARADMGRMNAEGSVIDLYGNGFVMRQQGVDVSKDPQLTAASSYFQLLVNDDIVKTDKPVKLTRGPSVMTANGLIFNNVTREVQLLGNVRGTIITGPTPGRAPGS, encoded by the coding sequence ATGCAGGCACTCCTCGCCTCCCTCAGCGGCATCGTCATGCGGCTGCTGCCGCTGCTGCTGATGGCCTTCGTGGCGGGCAGCACGTTCTGGCTGGTCCAGATCAACTCCCCCAAGGAAGACCCGGCCGCGCAAAGCGCCAAGAAGCATGAGCCCGACTACTTCATGGACCGCTTCTCGGCCACTGAGCTGGCGCCGGACGGCAGCACCAAAATCCGCTTTACCGGCGAGCGCATGGTCCATTTCGAGGATGACCAGACCTACGAGGTGACCCGGCCCGCCATGCGCGCGTATGAGCCGGACCGCCCGCCGGTCACCGCCCGCGCCGATATGGGCCGCATGAACGCCGAGGGTTCGGTGATCGACCTGTACGGCAACGGCTTCGTCATGCGCCAGCAGGGCGTGGACGTGTCCAAGGACCCGCAGCTGACCGCCGCATCCAGTTATTTCCAGCTGCTGGTCAATGACGACATCGTCAAGACCGACAAGCCGGTCAAGCTGACGCGCGGCCCGTCGGTGATGACCGCCAACGGCCTGATCTTCAACAACGTCACGCGCGAAGTACAATTGCTCGGCAATGTACGCGGCACCATCATCACCGGGCCGACCCCTGGCCGCGCGCCGGGGTCCTGA